Proteins encoded by one window of Ignavibacteriota bacterium:
- a CDS encoding purine-nucleoside phosphorylase: MSELLQKIEETLSELRKYSAKEYPIGIILGTGLGGLVNEINIENVIEYEKIPHFPLSTVESHSGKLILGTINGKNVIAMQGRFHFYEGYSMQHITYPVRVMKFLGVKTLLVSNACGGMNPIYKKGDLMIMMDHINLLGDNPLIGKNEDSLGPRFPDMSEPYDKKLIELAEMIALENGIKVQKGVYIAVPGPNLETKAEYRFLRATGADVVGMSTIPESIVANHMGMKVLGISIITDECFPDSLKPVDVNEIIEVAMKAEPKMTKILKEVINQI, from the coding sequence ATGTCAGAGTTATTACAAAAAATTGAAGAAACGTTATCGGAATTAAGAAAATATAGTGCAAAAGAATATCCGATTGGAATTATTTTAGGCACCGGACTTGGCGGTTTGGTTAACGAAATAAATATTGAAAATGTAATTGAATACGAAAAAATTCCGCATTTTCCTTTATCAACCGTAGAATCCCATTCAGGTAAACTCATTCTGGGAACTATAAATGGAAAAAACGTTATTGCAATGCAGGGAAGATTTCACTTTTACGAAGGTTACAGCATGCAGCATATTACGTATCCTGTTAGAGTGATGAAATTCCTTGGAGTGAAAACTTTATTGGTTTCCAATGCTTGCGGCGGCATGAACCCGATTTATAAAAAAGGCGATTTGATGATAATGATGGATCATATAAATCTTCTTGGTGATAATCCTTTAATTGGAAAAAACGAAGATTCTTTAGGTCCGAGATTTCCGGATATGAGTGAACCTTATGATAAAAAATTAATTGAACTTGCAGAAATGATTGCTTTGGAAAATGGCATAAAAGTTCAAAAAGGAGTTTATATTGCTGTTCCGGGTCCAAATTTAGAAACAAAAGCAGAATATAGATTTTTACGTGCAACCGGTGCCGATGTAGTTGGTATGTCAACAATTCCCGAAAGTATTGTTGCTAATCATATGGGAATGAAAGTATTAGGAATAAGTATAATTACCGATGAGTGTTTTCCCGATTCGTTAAAACCCGTTGATGTTAATGAAATAATTGAAGTCGCAATGAAAGCCGAACCCAAAATGACAAAAATACTAAAAGAAGTTATTAATCAAATATGA